From the genome of Solanum stenotomum isolate F172 chromosome 5, ASM1918654v1, whole genome shotgun sequence:
GTAGCTGAATTACTAAGTTTGTTAAACGGTGTCTATAAAAAATAGATACAGACCAAACTTGACAAGATTGTAgatagttaagggactatttCCGTTAAGTGTATAGTTTAGGGACTATTTTAGACCTACTATGATAGTTTAGGgaccatttatgtcattttctNNNNNNNNNNNNNNNNNNNNNNNNNNNNNNNNNNNNNNNNNNNNNNNNNNNNNNNNNNNNNNNNNNNNNNNNNNNNNNNNNNNNNNNNNNNNNNNNNNNNNNNNNNNNNNNNNNNNNNNNNNNNNNNNNNNNNNNNNNNNNNNNNNNNNNNNNNNNNNNNNNNNNNNNNNNNNNNNNNNNNNNNNNNNNNNNNNNNNNNNNNNNNNNNNNNNNNNNNNNNNNNNNNNNNNNNNNNNNNNNNNNNNNNNGCAATTAAAGTTCGGGCACATTTGAATGAAGTTCACCTATTTTTGTCTAAACTTTAGCCACAGATATGGTTGAATTCTATCAATTTTACTAAAGTTCAGGTATTTTTACTCGAAGTTTATGCATATATGGTTGAAGTTCATCCATTTTTGTCTTGACAATTCAGATATGTCTGAACTTCAGTCATATGTAACTGCAAACATCTTTTTTGGATTGCTTAACTTCAAACACCGGATATCTGAAGTTGTTCCAGAATAGGTAGATgtgcaataatatttttgaaagtaGCTACAAGTTAAATATTGATGTCCAAATAGGATGTACCCCCGTGAAATTCTTACATATATTAGTACTCCTTATTACTGACTAATTCAGATTCGTGACATTTTGATCAGGTAAGCCATTTTGATTGCGGGGAATAGCATTTGGTGGATGCTTATCACACAAGATCGGAGATGGTTGCACCATAAgcaatttcttcaaaaattggggaattttgACTCGTGATATTAATGCAACTCTATCTCTTCACTTTGTTGGAGATTCCATTTACCCACAATCTACTGATCCTTCTGTAGTATCAACTATCAAGTCTGAAGAATCAACATATTTAGGAAAAAAGTTCATGTTCCCCGTTGATAAACTAAATGCACTAAAAGACAAAATCGCGCATGAATCAGAAATACAAGATCCTACCCATGTTGAAGTTGTGAGCGCACTTCTTTACAAATGTGCTTTAGTTACTAGAAGAGTTAATAGTTCCAATTCGTTTAAAGCATCTTCCTTGTATCAACTAGCAAACATGCGCGAAAGGTTCAACCCACCTTTGTCACACGATGCATGTGGAAATATTTCATCTAGCTATTTCATGGAAATAAATAACGAAAGAGAGGTAAATTGTACGACATTGGTAGGTGAAATGAGGAAGGGGAAATCAAATCTTCATGCTAAGAAAAATGTGATTATCTTAGAAGTAAttgaatcaattgaaaaaggaaaaacaccATTTCATAGAAATggaattgataattatttttgttgtagtttgATTGATTtcccactttataaagtggactTTGGTTGGGGAAGGCCCATTAGAGTGAGTATGGGAGCTGGGCCTTTTAACAAGTGGTTTTATTTATTGGATAGCCAAAGTGGAGGAGGAGTTGAAGCTATAGTCATGTTGGATGAACAAGACATGGCT
Proteins encoded in this window:
- the LOC125864210 gene encoding acyltransferase Pun1-like, whose product is MFPVDKLNALKDKIAHESEIQDPTHVEVVSALLYKCALVTRRVNSSNSFKASSLYQLANMRERFNPPLSHDACGNISSSYFMEINNEREVNCTTLVGEMRKGKSNLHAKKNVIILEVIESIEKGKTPFHRNGIDNYFCCSLIDFPLYKVDFGWGRPIRVSMGAGPFNKWFYLLDSQSGGGVEAIVMLDEQDMAIFERDTVLLEFASPITNL